From one Methyloterricola oryzae genomic stretch:
- a CDS encoding NnrS family protein: MAASCSPTQVFFSYAFRPFFLLVSVYAVLAIGGWALNQWGLWSWPDSMPAYIRHGHEMLFGYAGGAIAGFLLTAVATWTSRPAVSAEPLLGLCIVWITARIGAFIPTPTGFAFWSVASLLFWVALAGLIAREVLAARNIRNYKVLPLSAAFLGAEIAFFSAASEDPERLEMCLRTGLFLVIGMIFLVGGRIIPAFTQNWLRLNRTEINVQLPAFGLFDLASVLIATAFAVAFIVWPTSIWTGTLGLLAALLHAWRLLRWRGWLAGREPLLWVLHMGYGWIPVGFGLLGLSCLGWQSFFDAGIHALTYGAMGTLILGVAARVALGHTGRALQAYPAMTFAFGLITLGTLLRLFGALGQGLITLSVLLWMASYLIFLVQYAPILLGPRVST, translated from the coding sequence ATGGCTGCATCCTGTTCTCCGACCCAAGTTTTCTTTAGCTACGCCTTCCGGCCTTTTTTCTTGCTCGTCTCGGTTTATGCCGTACTGGCCATCGGCGGATGGGCGTTAAACCAGTGGGGATTATGGAGTTGGCCCGATTCCATGCCAGCCTACATTCGCCACGGCCATGAAATGCTGTTTGGCTATGCCGGCGGCGCCATAGCCGGCTTTTTACTCACCGCCGTTGCAACCTGGACCAGTCGCCCGGCGGTATCCGCGGAGCCGCTCTTGGGCCTGTGTATCGTCTGGATAACTGCCCGCATCGGTGCGTTTATTCCCACTCCTACAGGTTTTGCATTCTGGAGCGTGGCGAGTCTGCTTTTTTGGGTGGCTCTGGCTGGGTTGATAGCGAGAGAGGTCTTGGCCGCCCGGAATATCCGCAACTACAAGGTGCTTCCGTTGTCGGCGGCATTTCTGGGGGCGGAAATTGCGTTTTTTTCCGCGGCTTCGGAAGACCCGGAGCGCCTGGAGATGTGCCTGCGTACTGGTTTGTTTCTGGTCATCGGCATGATTTTTCTGGTAGGTGGCCGCATCATCCCGGCCTTCACCCAGAACTGGCTCAGGCTTAACCGCACTGAAATCAACGTTCAGCTGCCGGCATTCGGGCTCTTCGACCTAGCGAGTGTCTTGATCGCTACGGCCTTTGCAGTGGCGTTTATCGTTTGGCCAACCTCGATTTGGACCGGAACTCTGGGCTTGTTAGCCGCGCTGCTTCACGCTTGGCGACTGCTGCGGTGGCGCGGGTGGCTGGCCGGGCGTGAACCACTGCTTTGGGTTCTGCACATGGGCTATGGATGGATCCCCGTTGGCTTTGGACTGCTGGGACTTTCCTGCCTGGGATGGCAATCATTTTTCGATGCCGGCATCCATGCCCTGACCTATGGCGCCATGGGCACGCTGATTCTGGGTGTCGCCGCCAGGGTCGCCCTCGGGCACACTGGGCGCGCATTGCAAGCCTACCCTGCAATGACGTTTGCTTTTGGATTGATCACGCTGGGAACCCTGCTACGACTGTTCGGGGCATTGGGGCAGGGTTTGATCACCCTGTCTGTACTGCTGTGGATGGCGTCCTACCTCATTTTTCTTGTGCAATACGCGCCAATTCTTCTGGGTCCGAGAGTGAGCACCTGA
- a CDS encoding c-type cytochrome — protein sequence MDFHAAMVSPQDKYRSIAPGQTISFEFTLNYPGVFLYHCDTPMILEHIASGMYGAMIVEPRDGYPTRVDREYVIVQSEFYAKPDPAGRTLDNVPLYVLDGDKLRAAQSTHTAFNGQSNGMVKKPLPAKPGERVRLYVLNVGPSKTSSFHVVGTILDRVWIEGNPDNQFRGMQSVLLGSSNSAIVEFVIPEAGSYIMIDHQFANASQGAVGLISTAAEIGAKDVEHHEIPASATPTDPDALRGKLLFESKCQGCHSIGEGAKLLGPNLAGVTRRRSTDWLTRWLLDPAKMLESDADAKALLGEYKQVPMPNLGLSEAEVQQIIRYLHWFDEQISSPGGR from the coding sequence ATGGACTTCCACGCGGCGATGGTGTCACCCCAGGACAAGTACCGCTCGATCGCCCCGGGGCAGACCATCTCTTTCGAATTCACGCTGAACTATCCGGGCGTGTTCCTGTACCACTGCGACACGCCGATGATCCTGGAGCACATCGCGTCCGGGATGTATGGCGCGATGATCGTCGAGCCGCGCGACGGCTATCCGACGCGGGTGGACCGGGAATACGTGATCGTACAGAGCGAGTTCTATGCGAAGCCGGACCCGGCGGGGCGTACCCTCGACAACGTCCCTCTCTACGTGCTTGACGGCGATAAGCTGCGCGCCGCGCAGTCGACCCATACCGCCTTCAATGGTCAATCCAATGGCATGGTCAAGAAGCCACTTCCGGCCAAACCGGGTGAACGTGTGCGCCTTTACGTCCTGAATGTCGGGCCGAGCAAGACCTCCAGCTTTCATGTCGTCGGCACCATCCTCGATCGGGTGTGGATCGAGGGTAACCCAGACAACCAGTTCCGTGGCATGCAGTCGGTACTGCTTGGCTCATCGAACAGCGCCATCGTCGAGTTCGTGATTCCCGAAGCAGGTTCCTACATCATGATCGACCACCAGTTCGCTAATGCCTCGCAAGGTGCGGTCGGACTTATTTCAACGGCAGCCGAGATCGGAGCGAAGGACGTCGAGCATCACGAAATCCCGGCTTCGGCCACCCCCACCGATCCGGATGCGCTACGCGGAAAGCTCCTGTTCGAGAGCAAATGCCAAGGCTGTCATTCAATCGGCGAAGGCGCCAAGCTGCTAGGACCCAACCTTGCCGGCGTCACCCGGCGCCGCAGCACCGACTGGCTGACGCGCTGGCTCCTCGACCCCGCGAAGATGCTGGAAAGCGATGCCGACGCCAAGGCTTTGCTGGGCGAGTACAAGCAGGTTCCCATGCCGAACCTGGGATTGAGTGAGGCCGAGGTCCAGCAGATCATTCGTTACCTGCACTGGTTCGACGAGCAAATTTCATCTCCGGGAGGCCGGTAG
- a CDS encoding helix-turn-helix transcriptional regulator produces the protein MRAKPLKQLKYVSTYLRSVQDFYMLDSFGLRQQDILKLMLENKEGVTVDELSQSLNISRNAVRQHLAVLERDGLVLQFGARPSKGRPELLYGLANKGKEAFPRRYSWFAELLMTALINEVGHEGLNAKVAEMGNRVASELRAGRRTPASTAESIKELNVLMRDLGYSSKVVEDDAGELVIEASNCVFHDLASKHSEVCEFDLALMTTFTQSEVCHEECMVRGGKRCRFKFKSSQA, from the coding sequence ATGAGGGCAAAACCTTTAAAACAATTAAAATATGTCTCAACATATTTAAGATCAGTCCAGGATTTCTATATGCTTGATTCGTTTGGTCTTCGGCAGCAGGACATCTTGAAGCTCATGCTGGAAAACAAGGAAGGCGTGACCGTCGATGAACTCTCGCAGTCTTTGAACATTTCTCGTAATGCCGTCCGCCAACATCTGGCGGTCCTGGAAAGGGATGGACTGGTGCTGCAATTTGGCGCCCGCCCCAGCAAAGGTCGACCTGAATTGCTTTACGGCTTGGCCAACAAAGGAAAGGAAGCCTTTCCGAGGCGCTATTCATGGTTCGCCGAATTGTTGATGACCGCGTTGATAAATGAAGTCGGTCACGAGGGCTTGAACGCCAAAGTCGCGGAAATGGGGAACCGGGTAGCCAGTGAGTTGCGCGCCGGGCGCCGCACGCCCGCGTCAACGGCGGAGTCGATCAAGGAATTGAATGTGTTGATGCGAGACCTTGGCTACAGTTCCAAGGTAGTGGAGGATGACGCTGGCGAGTTGGTGATCGAGGCAAGTAATTGCGTCTTTCACGACTTGGCGTCCAAGCATTCGGAGGTTTGCGAATTTGATCTGGCCTTGATGACGACCTTCACCCAGTCAGAAGTCTGCCACGAGGAGTGCATGGTGCGTGGCGGCAAGAGGTGCCGGTTCAAATTCAAGTCATCACAGGCATAA
- a CDS encoding exosortase system-associated protein, TIGR04073 family, translating to MIVALILCLGTTNISAQTAAHKLGRGLAAMTCGVMELPGTMISETREKGALGLPVGLALGLGRIVTRELVGVYEFLTAPFPVPTGFAPILKPEYPWDYFR from the coding sequence ATGATCGTTGCGCTCATATTGTGCTTGGGCACTACAAACATTTCCGCCCAGACTGCCGCCCATAAACTCGGCCGAGGCTTGGCCGCAATGACCTGCGGGGTTATGGAGTTACCGGGAACAATGATTTCAGAGACGCGGGAGAAAGGCGCGCTGGGTCTACCTGTGGGCCTTGCTCTCGGACTCGGCAGGATCGTCACGCGAGAACTGGTGGGAGTCTACGAATTCCTGACCGCTCCGTTCCCAGTGCCCACCGGTTTCGCGCCAATACTGAAGCCCGAATATCCATGGGACTACTTTCGCTAA